GTTTCTTCATTCTGGTTCAATATTaacccagcagggctgtgactCTGCTTATTCTGCTTCCTTTGCAATTcccctgcagccagggctgtacAGCATGGCGCAGACCAAAACCAGCATACTGAGGGGCCTGCTCTTCTCCAGTCTTCTGCACCTCACCTTGAGCCATGCTGGAGGTAAGACTCAAGGGCAGAAGTACCAGTAGATGACAGGAGGAAGACGGGGATAGTTCTTTCCAGGGGTAACACAGGTGGCAAGTTTTCTTCCTCAAGTCAGGAGGACAGGCTAAAATCTTGAAGCTGGGAGCAAAAGGGTGCTGAGAATGGAGTGAACATAGGAGGATGCAACTGCATCTGTCAGCTGGTGATAGCAACTCAGTGCATTTTACGGGTCACCTGGGAAATGGCAGGGAGGGGACTGTGGCTTAGTCCAAGATCAAGTCTAACAATAACCATGGGGCTTTTGGGGATAGAGTTTCTCAGCTGACCTAGGTGACTTCAAGTCTCTATTGCCTCCCTAGCTGTGCCTTATCGAAACTTTAGGTCATACAAAATATTCCACCTTCCTGCTCACTGTTTCTTTTATTAGAGCTTCTAACTGTCTTTTCTTAACATGAGGTTAAGTCCTCTCTGACCCACTACTGTGTAGGGGAAGACCTGTCTCCACATTTCAAATCAGGGGCTCTGAACATGAAATGGAACCAAGCTGTGCTTATCACAGTGGTCTGAGGCTTACAAGATAGAAATACagtggctggggacagggacagcagcaggctTAAAGCAAACAAGCCTCTATCTAACTGCAAATGAGCAGAGCAGCTTTGCTGAGGAGGCAGTGTTCCCGTCACTTCTGTTCCTTATGTGATGGGAGCTGTGACGGGGTGAATTCCAGAGAGCCTGCTCTGATCATCAAGTGCAGACATGACAGGGCTTCTCCTCTCTGTATGGTGCACTGAGGGAGGCTGGGCTGTGGGATCACCACATCAGCTGCATGTGGTTTTTGGAAACTGCAAGGGGAGACAAAGGTGCCCTCTGGCTGTGAGCAGCCCTTTGACTGGCAGTGTTCTGACCTGATAGTTTTCCTGGAAAAGGGGCAGGCATTGTCACTGCTCAAGCGCCACCGACGTGCCAACAAGGGATTTCTAGAAGAGATGCTCAAGGGAAACCTGGAGCGAGAGTGCTTGGAGGAGACGTGCAGTTATGAGGAGGCTTTCGAAGCCCTTGAATCCACTGATCAGACGGTACGTACCAGGAAACATTCCCCCAGGCAGCCTCTGTAGGGAGACACCAGCAGGTTGCCCACACAGCCAGGGGCCAGGGTTGTAATACTCAATTCTGTGAGCTAAAGATGAGGCTGATGAGTGCACACCCCACGGCAAACTCAGGCTTCCTTAGGGAGTTTCCCTACTTGAGACACTGCAGGAAATACACTTGAAAGCTCAGgttcttttctctccttctctatGCATGAAGTGACAAGGTGCCATTGGTCCTGAATAGCATCTTCCACTAGCCCAGCATGGTACCACACATGTGAACTGCTATTCCAGACACTCACAGAAGCACTGGCATAGTAGTCAAAACACTAAGTGCAGGTTCCTCAGACTCCCTTGAGCTGAAGCTTTTGCACACCCTGTCCATTTTTCTGGTTTCCAGACTCACTCACTCTGCCAAATTTGTGCTGTGTCCTTCTGGGATTTGCTCCTAGCCCCAAGCCTGGTGTACCTGCAGAATTTcacacccaaaaaaacaacagatAAACAGTTAGGAGCCTAAGCCAGCAAGACACTACCTCTTTGGAGTACTTCAAAAGCAATCAACCTCAGGCTGTATGGCAGAGATGAGCAATACCTACATGTGATCTGTGGCCTTAGAAATTCCAGGTTCAGCTGCTTGGACTTCTGCACTGTAGCACACTGCATTACTTGCACTGCTTGCTCTGCAGGTTGATGAAAGTTGTAAACATCTTTGGTCTCTTTAGAAACAACAGTACTGTCTTGATTCCTGAGTCTGATGTGTGGGAATGTGGTTTTGTATCGCATTTTTTGCTTTGACTCCATAGTAATTGGTATGAACAGAGCGAGATTAGTCTTTCCTTTTGTTGTGATGGGATGTTCTCTTACTGGTTTGAATAGCGGTAGCCAAGAAAGGTTTGATGTTCTGTGtccttattttttatttttttttttttacaggacaTATTTTGGTCAAAATACCAAGGTAAGTTGTTTTGAGTCTTGTAGGTACTGTTATTCCTTAGGATGCACTGTCTCATCCTGGAGAGATGGCTCCCTCTTTTAAGAGCTCACTTTCCAGGGCTAAGCACTTGTGTTTTGTCTCTAGATGATAAACTGGTTCAAATGATGATGCTTATTTGGATTGCTTTCTTATAAtgtgtttctttcttcttattttGCTAGTATGTCAGGGCCTGGGAAAGTCCAGGACAATTCTGGATGCTTGTCTAGAAGGTATGAACTTCATGCTGACCTCAAACTCCTAGATACAGTGAGTGCCAGGAACTTACTTCCTGCAGAGattgtacagaaaaaaattaaactgatgTTAGAGAAgccatttaattttaaagaaaaatacaagggAAGGAATTTGAAATTACTTCTTACTCTTTGTTTCCCTAGTAATCATTTCAACAAAAACTCTGGCTTGTGCACTGAAATAGCATGGGGTAAATATCCTTATTCTTGCAAGAGTCAGGTGTGAGCAGCCTCTCAGAAAGGCTCTGAGCCAAAGCAAAGCACAGAGCCCTCACGGATAGCTCCCTCTGATGAAGCAGAGAAAGCTTAGGCTTCTCACTGGAAGAGGATGCCTCTGCTATTGCAGGCTCATGCACCCAGCAAAAGTTAAAAGGGATATCTGAGATGGTACTTCTGATCTTGAAAAATGCAACATCCAGTTCCACTGCCTGGCTTACACTCTCTTGGGATTTTGACAGGTAACTGTGCTCTTGGGTTGGGCCAGAACTATCGGGGAACAATTAGCCAAACCAAGTCTGGGATTGAATGTCAAGTGTGGACAAGCAAATATCCACATATTCCTAAGTAAGTTAATCTCCCACATACCCCTTAAGAGTACTCTGGGGTGTCTTTCCTTCCTAGCCTAACCAGCTTTGTCTCTCATAGATTTAATGCCACCATTTATCCCAACCTCATTGAGAACTACTGCAGGAACCCAGACAACAACTCAGAAGGCCCATGGTGCTATACCCGAAACCCAACGGTAGAACGGGAGGCGTGTCCTGTCCCCGTGTGTGGTATGCCCCAGCATTCCAGAGAGCCCTTCACTCACAGCAAAACACTGCACTGAGACTGATACTAAAGCAGTCAAGGAGAGGGTTAAGGAGGGGGAATGCTTACATGAACAGAGGTCAGTAGGAGTAGAGAAGCTGCATCTTAAAGGGTAAAGGAGCTGAGGAAGAAAAGTCAGAGTTGCCCATACATAATGAGCCATTTTCTCTAGATTACACTAATCTAGATCTAAATTAAAACCAGTGTCAGCAGTACCCTGGAATCTACTACAGTATTTTCTAGTcagtcaccccaaaatcctggccCAGCTGTCTCTAATTTGTGACAGCCATGAACCATAATGTTTTTTGGTCTGAATGCCTACCTTTAGGACAAAATAACTGCAGTTTGTGCTTGACTGCCTGCCTTAACCTTCTTTCCTGTGGAGGTGTGCAGTTTAATACTCACAATCTCAAGTAAAGAGAAGATGCCCTTCTCTTATCATTGAGCTGAACATGGAGGCTCATCCCCCTACACTTACACATTCTAATTTCTCCCTAGGACAGAGCCATCTCCCCTGGGACTTGGCCTCTGTCTCAGAAGAACTGGTAAAGGAGAGAACCTTCTCACACAGCAGAAGTTTCTCTTCCAAAAACAGAGACTAGAAGCAACAACTCATAAGTAAAAGTTAGAGGTCAGCAACCATTTTGACATAGGGTATTTTGAAAGTTCAAAAGCCATTACCATTGCTCTGGTCTGCAGAATCTAACAAACTGAGAAGAAATACTGCTCTGCTTTGAGGCCATCAGGTATCTGTGCTACCTCTGTTCACCAGTTAATTTCTGACCTGCAGTATCTTACAGTTACACTTCCATGTACATGGATATAGCTGGATTAGAAAAGCCTTGGGTTTGTGCACAGTTCTTTTATAATCATGTTGACATGAGTCAAAAACAGAAGCAGTCCCACTGATAAAGGTGAATGCTACTTGACCAGTGGCTGTTGTGCACCAAAGTGAATATGCAAAATGGGGTCTCTCTTCACATGGGGTCTCCCCCTGTGCACAAGGAGAAGGCACCTTGAGGCCAAGCAAGATGAGATTATTGATTACCCACTCCTTCAGGAAATACTGCTTAAAACTCGCAGTCATTAGGACACTTGCAATAAAAAGTGTGAAAATTCTTGCATGAAAATTTTTCACTTATCATTAGATTTAGAAACATTGGCAAAAGTTAAATTTGTTGTTTTAGTAGAATACCACAGTAAAAGGCTCCCCAAATAGGGCCTAGTTATGCATTTTAGAATAAGGTGTTGAAGGAGCTAATACAGCAGAATTATCATGCCTGAGACACCTACCTATCCATTGAACTGGTTCTCAAAGATGTCCCGGAAGGGAACACAATATTGTTCCTCATATCTTAGTGACAAAGAGAAGTGTGATGGATAGTGCCAGCCTCATTTCACATACTGCTGATCTATCTCTGACACTGCAGTATTTTAGAGGGCCACCACACGCATGGAAACACAGTGGGAGCACCCAAACATAATGGGAGGCCCCATGGAACTCTAGGCTTTAGTAAAGGGGCTCTGGTGCTACTTGCTATTAGTACTTCTGAGTGCACAGCTATGGCTTAAATCATAGCTCTCTGTCTTTCCAGGAGAAGATAGAACAACAGTTCCATTTACTCCACCGGCCATAGAACCTACACCAATGGAGCCTTGTGAACCAGAGAAAGGCATGCTTTACACAGGGACTCTCTCAGTCACTGTGTCTGGAGCTAAATGTCTGCCATGGAACTCTGAGAAAGCTAAAGAGGTGCTCCATGGAAAACAAACTGACCCAGAagtggagctgcaggagaatTACTGTCGGAATCCAGACAGAGATGACGAGGGTGCCTGGTGTGTCATAGATGAATCACCCTACTTTGACTACTGTGATCTGCACTACTGCGGTGAGAAGTCTGCATAGGTTTGGGTAGGCACATATTTGAGGCAGTGGCAAATAACAGGAGTAGAATGAAGTGCAAATAACAGGAGTAGAATGAAGTGCAAATAACAGGAGTAGAATGAAGTGCTTGGCCTGGGAGGAATAGACAAGGATGTACATGCACCATGCACACAGGAATCTTGTTTGTCCATATATCACAATGTGTACTAACCTGCCTTAGGTGCACAGCACTGTTACCTCTCTCAGGTGTTCACCCTGAAAACTCACACTGGTGGGCAGGCACATTAAAAAGAGAACTGGTGTTTTAAAACATCATTCCTTCATCAGACCCACTGTGTGGGGAAAGGAACATTTGCATTGCTGATAATTATGGCAACTACACTTAAGCTTTTTACTTTGTCTTTCCATCTCTCAGACAGCTCGATAGAAGATGAAAACCAAGAGTCTGAGGGAATATCAGGACGTTCTACTACTCATAAAGAGTTCAAAACCTTCTTTGATGAAAAAACTTTTGGTTCAGGTGAAGCAGGTGAGCAAAAACTCTAGGTACAGCATGTTTGCAGAAGGGCTGTAGCTACTTCCTATTCACTGTTCTCAGAAACATTAGCTAGCCAAAAGCTGTTAAAAGCAGTGGAAGATATTTAAATTCCTTGAAGAACTCTCAGAAGTCAATATCCAGTTCCAATTATGGAGCTAGTAAGCATGTTCTTTCTAAGATCTTCCAGCTTCGCATGCTGGCTGCAGACAACAGTTCTCCGCTGTGAATCAGGTAGAGTAGCAAAGCCAGATTGCTTGTTTTTCAGATTGTGGTACTCGTCCTTtatttgagaagaaaaagataACAGACAAAAGTGAGAGGGAGCTGTTGGATTCCTACACAGGAAGAGTTGTTGGTGGGGATGACGCAGAAGTTGGCAGCTCCCCCTGGTAAGTATTGTCTTTGCAGAGTCTTTGGGGATCGtgtcttccttctcttcagctCAAGCAGGTAGAAATAAAAGGGCTTTCCTATCTTAGGCAGTGTGCATAAATTACAGAGTCTAATCAAAGCTTCCCCAAGTGGTTGACAGAGCAGTAATAAAATAGCTGGAAAGAACCTCACCTCTTGAATCAAGTATGCAACCACTGGAGAAAGCAAGGGTGTTGGTGTGTTTCATCTTCATGTCGTCCTCTTTCCAGCTTTGCTGGAACAAAAAGGATGAGAAACTTCTTCAGGTAAAAGAAATGGGGTAAATGGCCTAATACATAGGATATACACGTCGAGGGAAGACTTTTGCTACAGAGCTACTTAGTTTTGTCAGTATAGAGCAATGCTGTTTCCTGCTCACTGCCAAATCTGCACTTTCTGCAAGACACCAGGACCCATTTAGTCCTGCTAAGGGCTTCCTTCCTCCTCATCTCTCAGGCAGGTGATGCTCTACAAAAAGtctcctcaggagctgctgtgtggtGCCAGTCTCATCAGTGACAGCTGGATCCTGACTGCTGCTCATTGTCTTTTTTATCCACCCTGGGACAAGAACTTAAGTACAAGTGACATATTGGTGCGGATTGGCAAGCACGTAAGAGCAAAGTAAGAGTCTGAATGAAGTGAGAAGGAACTAGACTTCCTCTTGAAGTAACGAGATACTTTGAAGTTGGGCT
This window of the Anomalospiza imberbis isolate Cuckoo-Finch-1a 21T00152 chromosome 6, ASM3175350v1, whole genome shotgun sequence genome carries:
- the F2 gene encoding prothrombin, with product MAQTKTSILRGLLFSSLLHLTLSHAGVFLEKGQALSLLKRHRRANKGFLEEMLKGNLERECLEETCSYEEAFEALESTDQTDIFWSKYQVCQGLGKSRTILDACLEGNCALGLGQNYRGTISQTKSGIECQVWTSKYPHIPKFNATIYPNLIENYCRNPDNNSEGPWCYTRNPTVEREACPVPVCGEDRTTVPFTPPAIEPTPMEPCEPEKGMLYTGTLSVTVSGAKCLPWNSEKAKEVLHGKQTDPEVELQENYCRNPDRDDEGAWCVIDESPYFDYCDLHYCDSSIEDENQESEGISGRSTTHKEFKTFFDEKTFGSGEADCGTRPLFEKKKITDKSERELLDSYTGRVVGGDDAEVGSSPWQVMLYKKSPQELLCGASLISDSWILTAAHCLFYPPWDKNLSTSDILVRIGKHVRAKYEKNKEKIALLDKIIIHPKYNWKENMDRDIALMHLKRPISFSDHIHPVCLPTKEVVQRLMLAGYKGRVTGWGNLKETWATSPSNLPTVLQQVNVPIVDQSTCKASTRVKVTDNMFCAGYSPDALKRGDACEGDSGGPFVMKNPDDNRWYQVGIVSWGEGCDRDGKYGFYTHVFRLKKWIRKVIENQGR